The Raphanus sativus cultivar WK10039 chromosome 2, ASM80110v3, whole genome shotgun sequence genome includes a region encoding these proteins:
- the LOC108840882 gene encoding 60S ribosomal protein L39-1, protein MPSHKSFMIKKKLAKKMRQNRPIPHWIRLRTDNTIRYNAKRRHWRRTKLGF, encoded by the exons ATG CCGTCGCACAAGTCGTTTATGATCAAGAAGAAGCTGGCCAAGAAGATGAGGCAAAACAGGCCCATTCCTCACTGGATTCGTCTTCGCACCGACAACACTATCAG GTACAATGCCAAGCGCAGGCACTGGCGCAGAACCAAGCTCGGATTCTAA
- the LOC130508187 gene encoding two-component response regulator ARR10-like isoform X3 encodes MTVEQDIDAMDQFPLGMRVLAVDDDQTCLRILETLLHRCQYHVTTTDKAQTALELLRENKNKFDLVISDVDMPDMDGFKLVELVGLEMDLPVIMLSAHSDPKYVMKGVKHGACDYLVKPVRIEELKNIWQHVVRKSKFKKMKSVVTTSGESEGNSDQNGVRANRKRKDQLEEEDEEQDEQERGNEKKARVIWTRELHNKFLAAVDHVGVKNAVPKKILELMNVDNLTRENVGSHLQKFRLALKKINNEANQQANMDSHFKQMSSLKGLGSFHHYRPIPLGSSQFHGGAATMRHYPSNRTLAGMFSSSLPCNHNDGGYMLQGMPLPPLETLHIANNNNNNKAFPSFTSQQSSPLVSPNNHFVPEGHQGFSPRLEINKRLEDWSSAVLSNNIPQSNLHSKPDALEWNMFGNSTSPNLDTTNQTSFCRDTDFGSPNAAQADSFDPLQMKQQHENILSPMTVAQLLRSSSGNERLFMGQQKLENGFMASDTGSLDDIVNSMMTQ; translated from the exons ATGACAGTGGAACAAGATATTGATGCTATGGACCAGTTTCCACTAGGGATGAGAGTTCTTGCCGTTGACGATGACCAAACTTGTCTCCGTATTCTCGAGACTTTGCTTCACCGCTGCCAATACCACG TAACAACAACGGATAAGGCACAGACCGCACTGGAGTTGTTGAGGGAGAACAAGAACAAGTTTGATCTCGTGATCAGCGATGTTGACATGCCAGACATGGATGGTTTCAAGCTGGTTGAGCTTGTTGGTCTTGAAATGGACTTACCTGTCATAA TGTTATCTGCGCATAGCGATCCAAAATATGTGATGAAAGGAGTCAAGCACGGTGCCTGCGACTATCTCGTTAAACCGGTTCGAATCGAGGAGCTCAAGAACATATGGCAACACGTGGTGAGGAAAAGCAAGTTCAAGAAGATGAAGAGCGTTGTGACTACTAGTGGTGAATCTGAGGGAAACTCTGATCAAAACGGGGTGAGAGCAAACAGAAAGCGTAAAGATCAGCttgaagaggaagatgaagaacaagacgAACAAGAAAGAGGGAATGAAAAGAAGGCTCGTGTTATTTGGACGCGAGAGCTGCACAACAAGTTCCTAGCAGCTGTTGATCATGTGGGCGTTAAGA ACGCTGTACCAAAGAAGATTCTTGAGCTGATGAATGTTGACAATCTCACAAGAGAGAATGTTGGAAGCCACCTTCAG AAATTCCGGTTAGCcttgaagaaaataaacaatGAAGCCAATCAACAAGCTAACATGGACTCACATTTCAAGCAAATGAGTTCTCTCAAAGGACTTGGCAGCTTCCACCACTACCGTCCAATACCTCTTGGATCCAGTCAGTTCCATGGTGGAGCCGCAACCATGAGGCATTACCCTTCAAATAGGACCTTGGCAGGAATGTTCTCATCATCGCTTCCTTGTAACCACAATGATGGAGGTTACATGCTTCAGGGAATGCCACTTCCTCCACTAGAAACTCTTCATATAgccaataacaacaacaacaacaaggctTTTCCGAGCTTTACTTCACAACAAAGCTCTCCGCTAGTTTCTCCCAATAATCACTTTGTTCCTGAGGGTCACCAGGGGTTTTCTCCTCGCTTGGAGATCAACAAACGTCTTGAAGACTGGTCAAGCGCTGTGTTGTCAAACAACATTCCACAGAGTAATCTTCATTCAAAACCAGATGCCTTGGAATGGAACATGTTCGGCAACTCAACCAGCCCAAACCTGGATACAACAAATCAGACGTCATTCTGCAGAGACACAGATTTTGGATCCCCAAATGCTGCCCAAGCAGACTCTTTTGATCCATTACAGATGAAGCAGCAGCATGAAAACATCTTAAGTCCTATGACAGTTGCTCAACTGTTGAGAAGTAGCAGTGGTAATGAACGGTTATTCATGGGACAACAGAAGCTAGAGAACGGCTTCATGGCTTCAGATACCGGTTCCTTGGATGATATAGTCAATTCCATGATGACTCAG TAG
- the LOC108840539 gene encoding deSI-like protein At4g17486, giving the protein MMFCRNVFVKRKKKNPGSVPVYLNVYDLTPMNVYGYWLGIGIYHSGLQVHGVEYGYGAHEHSSTGIFKVEPRKCPGFTFRKSILVGETEMKAKEVGSVMEELADEYQGSKYHLITRNCNHFCNDVCLKLTQKSIPNWVNRLARLGFMCNCVLPASLNEMKVKQVGKDGKLLEVGSSKKNKKKKNKKKAGSRSGPLASSSDSRVANNNNNKKPSHARSISTGNPPCSASFCPLK; this is encoded by the exons atgatgtttTGCAGAAACGTCTTCGTGAaacggaagaagaagaatccagGATCGGTGCCTGTTTATCTCAATGTTTACGATCTCACCCCAATGAATGTCTACGGTTACTGGCTCGGAATCGGCATTTATCACTCTGGTCTCCAAG TTCATGGGGTCGAGTATGGATACGGGGCGCACGAGCATTCAAGCACTGGGATTTTCAAAGTGGAGCCAAGGAAGTGTCCTGGTTTCACCTTCAGGAAATCGATCCTGGTGGGTGAGACGGAGATGAAGGCCAAAGAAGTTGGAAGCGTTATGGAGGAGCTAGCAGATGAGTATCAGGGGAGTAAATACCACCTCATCACAAGGAACTGCAATCATTTCTGCAACGATGTTTGTTTAAAACTAACTCAAAAGTCAATCCCTAACTGGGTCAACCGTCTTGCTCGCTTAG gTTTCATGTGCAACTGTGTGTTACCGGCTAGCTTGAACGAGATGAAAGTGAAGCAGGTAGGTAAAGACGGGAAGCTCTTGGAAGTAGGATCAAGtaagaagaataaaaagaagaagaataaaaagaagGCGGGAAGCAGATCGGGTCCTTTAGCTTCTTCATCTGATTCAAGGGtagctaataataataataataaaaagccTTCACATGCCAGATCAATATCAACCGGTAATCCTCCTTGTTCTGCTTCTTTTTGTCCTTTGAAGTAA
- the LOC130508187 gene encoding two-component response regulator ARR10-like isoform X2: protein MTVEQDIDAMDQFPLGMRVLAVDDDQTCLRILETLLHRCQYHVTTTDKAQTALELLRENKNKFDLVISDVDMPDMDGFKLVELVGLEMDLPVIMLSAHSDPKYVMKGVKHGACDYLVKPVRIEELKNIWQHVVRKSKFKKMKSVVTTSGESEGNSDQNGVRANRKRKDQLEEEDEEQDEQERGNEKKARVIWTRELHNKFLAAVDHVGVKNAVPKKILELMNVDNLTRENVGSHLQKFRLALKKINNEANQQANMDSHFKQMSSLKGLGSFHHYRPIPLGSSQFHGGAATMRHYPSNRTLAGMFSSSLPCNHNDGGYMLQGMPLPPLETLHIANNNNNNKAFPSFTSQQSSPLVSPNNHFVPEGHQGFSPRLEINKRLEDWSSAVLSNNIPQSNLHSKPDALEWNMFGNSTSPNLDTTNQTSFCRDTDFGSPNAAQADSFDPLQMKQQHENILSPMTVAQLLRSSSGNERLFMGQQKLENGFMASDTGSLDDIVNSMMTQSQAEFSEGDWVWVA from the exons ATGACAGTGGAACAAGATATTGATGCTATGGACCAGTTTCCACTAGGGATGAGAGTTCTTGCCGTTGACGATGACCAAACTTGTCTCCGTATTCTCGAGACTTTGCTTCACCGCTGCCAATACCACG TAACAACAACGGATAAGGCACAGACCGCACTGGAGTTGTTGAGGGAGAACAAGAACAAGTTTGATCTCGTGATCAGCGATGTTGACATGCCAGACATGGATGGTTTCAAGCTGGTTGAGCTTGTTGGTCTTGAAATGGACTTACCTGTCATAA TGTTATCTGCGCATAGCGATCCAAAATATGTGATGAAAGGAGTCAAGCACGGTGCCTGCGACTATCTCGTTAAACCGGTTCGAATCGAGGAGCTCAAGAACATATGGCAACACGTGGTGAGGAAAAGCAAGTTCAAGAAGATGAAGAGCGTTGTGACTACTAGTGGTGAATCTGAGGGAAACTCTGATCAAAACGGGGTGAGAGCAAACAGAAAGCGTAAAGATCAGCttgaagaggaagatgaagaacaagacgAACAAGAAAGAGGGAATGAAAAGAAGGCTCGTGTTATTTGGACGCGAGAGCTGCACAACAAGTTCCTAGCAGCTGTTGATCATGTGGGCGTTAAGA ACGCTGTACCAAAGAAGATTCTTGAGCTGATGAATGTTGACAATCTCACAAGAGAGAATGTTGGAAGCCACCTTCAG AAATTCCGGTTAGCcttgaagaaaataaacaatGAAGCCAATCAACAAGCTAACATGGACTCACATTTCAAGCAAATGAGTTCTCTCAAAGGACTTGGCAGCTTCCACCACTACCGTCCAATACCTCTTGGATCCAGTCAGTTCCATGGTGGAGCCGCAACCATGAGGCATTACCCTTCAAATAGGACCTTGGCAGGAATGTTCTCATCATCGCTTCCTTGTAACCACAATGATGGAGGTTACATGCTTCAGGGAATGCCACTTCCTCCACTAGAAACTCTTCATATAgccaataacaacaacaacaacaaggctTTTCCGAGCTTTACTTCACAACAAAGCTCTCCGCTAGTTTCTCCCAATAATCACTTTGTTCCTGAGGGTCACCAGGGGTTTTCTCCTCGCTTGGAGATCAACAAACGTCTTGAAGACTGGTCAAGCGCTGTGTTGTCAAACAACATTCCACAGAGTAATCTTCATTCAAAACCAGATGCCTTGGAATGGAACATGTTCGGCAACTCAACCAGCCCAAACCTGGATACAACAAATCAGACGTCATTCTGCAGAGACACAGATTTTGGATCCCCAAATGCTGCCCAAGCAGACTCTTTTGATCCATTACAGATGAAGCAGCAGCATGAAAACATCTTAAGTCCTATGACAGTTGCTCAACTGTTGAGAAGTAGCAGTGGTAATGAACGGTTATTCATGGGACAACAGAAGCTAGAGAACGGCTTCATGGCTTCAGATACCGGTTCCTTGGATGATATAGTCAATTCCATGATGACTCAG AGCCAAGCCGAGTTCTCGGAAGGAGATTGGGTTTGGGTGGCATAA
- the LOC130508187 gene encoding two-component response regulator ARR10-like isoform X1 has translation MTVEQDIDAMDQFPLGMRVLAVDDDQTCLRILETLLHRCQYHVTTTDKAQTALELLRENKNKFDLVISDVDMPDMDGFKLVELVGLEMDLPVIMLSAHSDPKYVMKGVKHGACDYLVKPVRIEELKNIWQHVVRKSKFKKMKSVVTTSGESEGNSDQNGVRANRKRKDQLEEEDEEQDEQERGNEKKARVIWTRELHNKFLAAVDHVGVKNAVPKKILELMNVDNLTRENVGSHLQKFRLALKKINNEANQQANMDSHFKQMSSLKGLGSFHHYRPIPLGSSQFHGGAATMRHYPSNRTLAGMFSSSLPCNHNDGGYMLQGMPLPPLETLHIANNNNNNKAFPSFTSQQSSPLVSPNNHFVPEGHQGFSPRLEINKRLEDWSSAVLSNNIPQSNLHSKPDALEWNMFGNSTSPNLDTTNQTSFCRDTDFGSPNAAQADSFDPLQMKQQHENILSPMTVAQLLRSSSGNERLFMGQQKLENGFMASDTGSLDDIVNSMMTQEQSQAEFSEGDWVWVA, from the exons ATGACAGTGGAACAAGATATTGATGCTATGGACCAGTTTCCACTAGGGATGAGAGTTCTTGCCGTTGACGATGACCAAACTTGTCTCCGTATTCTCGAGACTTTGCTTCACCGCTGCCAATACCACG TAACAACAACGGATAAGGCACAGACCGCACTGGAGTTGTTGAGGGAGAACAAGAACAAGTTTGATCTCGTGATCAGCGATGTTGACATGCCAGACATGGATGGTTTCAAGCTGGTTGAGCTTGTTGGTCTTGAAATGGACTTACCTGTCATAA TGTTATCTGCGCATAGCGATCCAAAATATGTGATGAAAGGAGTCAAGCACGGTGCCTGCGACTATCTCGTTAAACCGGTTCGAATCGAGGAGCTCAAGAACATATGGCAACACGTGGTGAGGAAAAGCAAGTTCAAGAAGATGAAGAGCGTTGTGACTACTAGTGGTGAATCTGAGGGAAACTCTGATCAAAACGGGGTGAGAGCAAACAGAAAGCGTAAAGATCAGCttgaagaggaagatgaagaacaagacgAACAAGAAAGAGGGAATGAAAAGAAGGCTCGTGTTATTTGGACGCGAGAGCTGCACAACAAGTTCCTAGCAGCTGTTGATCATGTGGGCGTTAAGA ACGCTGTACCAAAGAAGATTCTTGAGCTGATGAATGTTGACAATCTCACAAGAGAGAATGTTGGAAGCCACCTTCAG AAATTCCGGTTAGCcttgaagaaaataaacaatGAAGCCAATCAACAAGCTAACATGGACTCACATTTCAAGCAAATGAGTTCTCTCAAAGGACTTGGCAGCTTCCACCACTACCGTCCAATACCTCTTGGATCCAGTCAGTTCCATGGTGGAGCCGCAACCATGAGGCATTACCCTTCAAATAGGACCTTGGCAGGAATGTTCTCATCATCGCTTCCTTGTAACCACAATGATGGAGGTTACATGCTTCAGGGAATGCCACTTCCTCCACTAGAAACTCTTCATATAgccaataacaacaacaacaacaaggctTTTCCGAGCTTTACTTCACAACAAAGCTCTCCGCTAGTTTCTCCCAATAATCACTTTGTTCCTGAGGGTCACCAGGGGTTTTCTCCTCGCTTGGAGATCAACAAACGTCTTGAAGACTGGTCAAGCGCTGTGTTGTCAAACAACATTCCACAGAGTAATCTTCATTCAAAACCAGATGCCTTGGAATGGAACATGTTCGGCAACTCAACCAGCCCAAACCTGGATACAACAAATCAGACGTCATTCTGCAGAGACACAGATTTTGGATCCCCAAATGCTGCCCAAGCAGACTCTTTTGATCCATTACAGATGAAGCAGCAGCATGAAAACATCTTAAGTCCTATGACAGTTGCTCAACTGTTGAGAAGTAGCAGTGGTAATGAACGGTTATTCATGGGACAACAGAAGCTAGAGAACGGCTTCATGGCTTCAGATACCGGTTCCTTGGATGATATAGTCAATTCCATGATGACTCAG GAACAGAGCCAAGCCGAGTTCTCGGAAGGAGATTGGGTTTGGGTGGCATAA